In one Saccharibacillus brassicae genomic region, the following are encoded:
- the tenA gene encoding thiaminase II, with amino-acid sequence MSFTEQLRRGADPIYEAIFKHPFVRGIAEGTLQSEQLIHYVKQDFEYLNAYMRIYGIAISRCEQREHIQMFNEQIAFILNSEIHPHQNFCERAGVTYEEMQGYPLAPSAHHYTRHMLNAAHEGTLEDILAALLPCPWTYAEIGQRLLDEVKPGPEHPFYDWMHFYGSREAGVTDKMRELLDQWAEPLSEARKRKLKEQFDASCRLEYMFWDMAYRLEEWPV; translated from the coding sequence ATGTCTTTTACCGAACAGCTTCGCCGCGGGGCGGACCCGATCTATGAAGCGATTTTCAAGCATCCGTTCGTCCGCGGCATCGCGGAAGGCACGCTCCAAAGCGAACAGTTGATTCATTACGTCAAGCAGGATTTCGAATATCTGAACGCGTACATGCGCATCTACGGCATCGCGATCTCCCGCTGCGAACAGCGCGAGCATATTCAGATGTTCAACGAACAGATCGCTTTTATCCTCAACAGCGAAATCCATCCGCACCAAAACTTCTGCGAGCGCGCCGGCGTGACGTACGAAGAGATGCAGGGCTATCCGCTTGCCCCGTCGGCGCACCATTACACCCGCCACATGCTGAACGCGGCCCATGAAGGCACGCTGGAAGACATTCTGGCGGCGCTGCTGCCGTGTCCGTGGACGTACGCGGAGATCGGGCAGCGCCTGCTGGACGAAGTGAAGCCGGGTCCGGAGCATCCGTTCTACGACTGGATGCATTTCTACGGCAGCCGCGAAGCGGGCGTGACGGACAAGATGCGGGAGCTGCTCGATCAATGGGCGGAGCCGCTGAGCGAAGCGCGCAAACGCAAACTCAAAGAGCAGTTCGACGCCAGCTGCCGGCTGGAGTACATGTTCTGGGACATGGCGTATCGCCTGGAGGAATGGCCGGTCTAG